One Bosea sp. 685 DNA segment encodes these proteins:
- a CDS encoding NAD(P)H-dependent oxidoreductase — translation MKILLVFAHPEPRSLNGALRDVAIKELEAQGHEVRVSDLYADGWKSEIDRADFPALAPDARLKPAAASGEAFTGDALTADVKAEQEKLLWADALILQFPLWWFTMPAIMKGWVDRVYAYGFAYGVGEHSDTRWGDRYGEGTLAGKRAMLLVTAGGWEEHYSDRGINGPIDDLLFPINHGILYYPGYDVLPPFVVYRVDRLDEAGFAATAERLRERMRMLGSTPPIPYRRQNGGDYLVPSMRLRPELGESDAAGFALHLNGAGAVG, via the coding sequence ATGAAAATCCTGCTTGTCTTCGCTCATCCGGAGCCGCGTTCGCTCAACGGTGCGCTGCGCGACGTCGCCATCAAGGAGCTCGAGGCCCAGGGCCACGAGGTGCGGGTGTCGGATCTCTATGCCGATGGCTGGAAATCCGAGATCGACCGAGCCGATTTCCCCGCGCTGGCGCCCGACGCGCGGCTCAAGCCGGCGGCCGCCTCGGGCGAGGCCTTTACCGGCGATGCGCTGACCGCTGACGTCAAAGCCGAGCAGGAGAAGCTGCTCTGGGCCGACGCCCTGATCCTGCAGTTCCCGCTCTGGTGGTTCACCATGCCGGCGATCATGAAAGGCTGGGTCGACCGGGTCTATGCCTATGGCTTTGCCTATGGCGTCGGCGAACACAGCGACACACGCTGGGGCGACCGCTATGGCGAGGGCACCCTCGCGGGAAAGCGCGCCATGCTGTTGGTGACCGCCGGCGGTTGGGAGGAGCATTATTCGGATCGCGGCATCAACGGCCCGATCGACGACCTGCTGTTTCCGATCAATCACGGCATTCTGTACTATCCGGGCTACGACGTGCTGCCGCCCTTCGTGGTCTACAGGGTCGATCGTCTCGACGAGGCCGGGTTCGCTGCGACGGCTGAACGCCTGCGCGAGCGGATGCGCATGCTCGGCTCCACCCCGCCGATCCCCTATCGGCGGCAGAATGGCGGCGACTATCTGGTCCCGAGCATGCGGCTGCGGCCGGAGCTGGGCGAGTCGGATG
- a CDS encoding LysR family transcriptional regulator, which produces MDKSDVTLERMRSFVRVAERGSLSAVARELGVGQSTITRHLRELEDAVGVPLLSRTTRRVTMTDEGGRYYADCVQILRLVEQAGDEARGTRGAPVGTIRISCTAAFGVLHASRLIFAFQDRYPEIGVDLSLTDERVDLVREGVDIALRLGPLSDSSMKLRVLGQCRRLLVAAPDYLAARGRPTVPQDLSGHEGIRMSNVAGSDTLTLQGLDGARHVVPLIGRFRIDHGLAAREALAAGRGIGPTHQWLVGDLLAAGRLEVILPDYTLPFVPLSLLIVPERAGIARVRLLVDFLAEQIGGIPGIERAPP; this is translated from the coding sequence ATGGATAAATCCGACGTCACACTCGAACGCATGCGCAGCTTCGTCCGCGTCGCCGAGCGCGGCAGCCTGTCGGCGGTCGCGCGCGAGCTCGGGGTCGGGCAGTCGACGATCACGAGGCATCTGCGCGAGCTCGAGGACGCCGTCGGCGTGCCGCTTCTGAGCCGGACCACCCGGCGCGTCACGATGACCGACGAAGGCGGCCGCTATTATGCCGATTGCGTCCAGATCCTGCGCCTGGTCGAGCAGGCCGGCGACGAAGCGCGGGGCACGCGCGGCGCACCAGTCGGCACGATCCGGATCTCTTGCACCGCAGCGTTCGGAGTCTTGCACGCCAGCCGGTTGATCTTCGCGTTCCAGGATCGTTATCCCGAGATCGGGGTCGATCTCAGCCTCACCGACGAACGCGTCGACCTGGTCCGGGAAGGCGTCGATATCGCGCTGCGCCTGGGTCCGCTCAGCGACAGCTCGATGAAGCTCAGGGTTCTCGGCCAGTGTCGGCGCCTGCTGGTGGCGGCGCCGGATTATCTGGCGGCGCGCGGGCGGCCGACCGTCCCGCAGGATCTCTCCGGCCATGAAGGCATCAGGATGTCGAATGTGGCGGGCAGCGACACGCTGACCCTGCAAGGGCTGGACGGCGCGCGCCATGTCGTGCCCCTCATTGGGCGTTTCCGGATCGACCACGGGCTGGCCGCGCGCGAGGCTCTTGCCGCCGGGCGCGGCATCGGCCCGACCCATCAATGGCTGGTCGGTGATCTTCTGGCGGCCGGCCGGCTCGAGGTGATCCTGCCCGACTACACGCTGCCTTTCGTGCCGCTGAGCCTGCTGATCGTCCCCGAGCGCGCGGGCATCGCCCGGGTCCGGCTGCTGGTCGATTTCCTCGCCGAGCAGATCGGCGGCATTCCGGGGATCGAACGGGCACCGCCGTAA
- a CDS encoding methyl-accepting chemotaxis protein: MKPVAISGTAVERLLLASGVDDQARAVARSLLPVLSAKAGAACHAYCDHLERSVADMKPHVAQHRQAVVQAEEQHLQTLFGGAFGEDYVASLNKAALTEFGDALGIRTRLGTTLRLIDPLFKEIGRRRRFSSRKAIEECAALTRLILCDAIAATSCHQRASRINLTQRENQLHLAASSFQNNIVQLSESLKTAATTLRNYAATSHYRSGQADREATLAEDAARDCTQRITSTVTATNDLVRALDHVSSEAQQSFSITGQAVADTREVTSSITVLAEAAGRIGSIVTLIQQIATKTNLLALNATIEAARAGEAGKGFAVVAGEVKSLAHQTASATAEISTQIAQVQSATESCVSHVNSISLTIARLEESSASIAQTVQQQSAATNEMAFNTQEAATRTQEGLLSAQAARMSIGDVTKMSIELDSAAVQVEASAGMISDLVTHFLSNLRAA, encoded by the coding sequence GTGAAGCCTGTCGCCATCAGCGGCACCGCTGTCGAGCGTCTCCTGCTTGCATCCGGCGTCGACGACCAGGCACGCGCGGTCGCCCGCTCCCTGCTGCCGGTCCTGTCGGCCAAGGCCGGCGCTGCCTGCCACGCCTATTGCGACCATCTCGAGCGCTCGGTCGCCGACATGAAGCCCCATGTCGCCCAGCACCGGCAGGCGGTCGTCCAGGCCGAGGAACAGCATCTCCAGACCTTGTTCGGCGGCGCATTCGGCGAAGATTACGTCGCGTCCCTGAACAAGGCGGCCCTGACCGAGTTCGGCGACGCCCTGGGCATCCGCACGCGGCTGGGTACGACGCTGCGCCTGATCGATCCGCTCTTCAAGGAAATCGGTCGCCGCCGGCGCTTCAGCAGCCGCAAGGCGATCGAGGAATGCGCCGCCCTGACCCGGCTGATCCTCTGCGACGCCATCGCTGCGACCTCCTGTCATCAACGGGCAAGCCGCATCAACCTGACGCAGCGCGAGAACCAGCTTCATCTGGCCGCCTCGTCCTTCCAGAACAACATCGTCCAGCTGTCGGAGAGCCTGAAGACCGCGGCGACCACCTTGAGAAACTACGCCGCGACCAGCCATTACCGCAGCGGCCAGGCGGATCGGGAAGCCACGCTTGCGGAAGATGCCGCGCGCGACTGCACCCAGCGCATCACCAGCACCGTGACGGCGACGAATGATCTGGTGCGCGCGCTCGACCATGTCAGCAGCGAGGCGCAGCAGAGCTTCTCGATCACCGGCCAGGCCGTCGCCGATACGCGCGAGGTCACCTCGTCGATCACCGTGCTGGCGGAGGCCGCCGGCCGCATCGGCTCGATCGTGACCCTGATCCAGCAGATCGCGACCAAGACCAACCTGCTCGCCTTGAACGCCACCATCGAGGCAGCGCGCGCAGGCGAGGCCGGCAAGGGCTTCGCGGTCGTGGCGGGCGAGGTCAAATCGCTGGCGCACCAGACCGCCAGCGCCACCGCCGAGATTTCGACGCAGATCGCGCAAGTGCAGTCGGCGACCGAATCCTGCGTCAGCCATGTGAACTCGATCAGCCTGACCATCGCCCGGCTGGAGGAATCGTCTGCCTCGATCGCCCAGACGGTCCAGCAGCAATCGGCCGCCACCAACGAAATGGCCTTCAATACGCAGGAAGCCGCCACAAGGACGCAGGAAGGCCTGCTCTCGGCCCAGGCCGCGCGGATGTCGATCGGCGACGTCACCAAGATGTCGATCGAGCTCGACAGCGCCGCCGTCCAGGTCGAGGCCTCGGCCGGGATGATCAGCGACCTCGTCACGCATTTCCTCTCGAACCTGCGCGCGGCCTGA
- a CDS encoding transcriptional regulator encodes MWFSFDGCVLDANIRELSRDGVAIRIEPQVFDLLLYLLRNRARLVSKDDLIDNIWQGRIVSESSLTTRVNAARKAVGDSGEEQRVIRTVPRKGFRFVAEVSEDGTAIVSDVPLRYGGYSRSDYAYIVGRYFCHRRSFLTGRNITRSLLDIRWNDAVQALSFVEQVRYVSDAGVEQVVRAEGEIYMHLDRALMTLLAIDEGEVRVTMLNVPERRSTPGSRRLRGVLLTHGYPKSFYQPVVSAVTIELVPAEGEEGAEQRTGTIEPSDPDFARLDRDIRQAEENAVVMTPLLARMPA; translated from the coding sequence ATGTGGTTTTCATTCGACGGCTGCGTGCTCGACGCCAATATACGTGAGCTCAGCCGCGACGGGGTGGCGATCCGGATCGAACCGCAGGTTTTCGATCTCCTGCTCTATCTCCTGCGCAACCGCGCGCGGCTCGTCAGCAAGGACGACCTGATCGATAATATCTGGCAAGGCCGGATCGTCTCGGAATCCTCGCTGACGACGCGGGTCAATGCGGCGCGCAAGGCAGTCGGCGACAGCGGCGAGGAGCAGCGCGTTATCCGCACCGTGCCACGCAAGGGTTTTCGCTTCGTTGCCGAAGTCTCCGAGGACGGCACGGCGATCGTCTCGGATGTGCCGCTGCGCTATGGCGGCTACAGCCGAAGCGACTATGCCTATATCGTCGGCCGTTATTTCTGCCATCGCCGCTCGTTCCTGACGGGCCGGAACATCACGCGCTCGCTGCTCGACATCCGCTGGAACGACGCCGTCCAGGCGCTCTCCTTCGTCGAGCAGGTGCGCTATGTCTCCGATGCCGGCGTCGAGCAGGTCGTCCGGGCCGAGGGCGAGATCTACATGCATCTCGACCGGGCGCTGATGACGCTGCTCGCGATCGACGAGGGCGAAGTCCGCGTCACCATGCTGAACGTGCCGGAGCGGCGTTCCACTCCCGGCTCGCGGCGCCTGCGCGGCGTGCTGCTGACGCATGGCTATCCAAAATCCTTCTACCAGCCGGTGGTGAGTGCGGTGACGATCGAGCTGGTGCCGGCCGAAGGCGAGGAGGGAGCCGAACAGCGCACCGGAACGATCGAGCCGAGCGATCCTGATTTCGCCCGCCTCGACCGCGACATCAGGCAGGCCGAGGAGAATGCGGTCGTGATGACGCCGCTGCTCGCGCGGATGCCGGCATGA
- a CDS encoding GMC family oxidoreductase — translation MSAAGSIAPDYDYIIVGAGSAGAVLAARLSENPAVRVLLLEAGRDFRTAETPEHIRIPNPMRAIADDDYRWPQLMARRTQRQEPKLLWRGRAVGGSSTINGQIAIRGVPDDFERWAAQGCASWGWADVLPYFNRLETDVNFGDAPWHGDSGPIPVYRAPEAQWGRVDRALKEAALACGYGWCEDHNAPEGTGASPYAINSSNGIRVSTNDGYLEPARGRANLTIIGNALVSKLKVEGNRPHVGGVEVRVNGQSFSPRATREVILCAGAIHSPAILQRSGIGPAALSASLGIPVIADLPVGENLLDHPIMPLFLRLRETAMVDTPMHRHTNCCLRYGSGLGGAGENDMIVIAGNLASFGGGDLTLGRLAVSVYQAFSQGRVRITTTDPGIDPQVDERMLSDERDLIRMRDGVRRAEALAATEAVRTIASRVEYGLSGRSIDEPFDAAELDAWLFEECGDAQHASGTCRMGAASDSRSVVDPHCRVIGCTGLRVIDASIMPEVVRANTHLSTVMIAEKMAAEIGGAGI, via the coding sequence ATGAGCGCTGCCGGATCAATCGCCCCCGACTACGACTACATCATCGTCGGCGCAGGTTCGGCCGGCGCGGTATTGGCCGCGCGGCTGAGCGAGAATCCGGCGGTCCGCGTGCTGCTGCTCGAGGCGGGGCGCGATTTCCGCACGGCGGAGACGCCGGAGCATATCCGCATCCCCAATCCGATGCGGGCGATCGCCGACGACGACTATCGCTGGCCGCAACTGATGGCGCGCCGGACGCAGCGGCAGGAGCCCAAGCTGCTCTGGCGCGGGCGGGCTGTCGGCGGCTCATCGACCATCAACGGGCAGATCGCCATTCGCGGCGTGCCGGATGATTTCGAGCGCTGGGCGGCGCAAGGCTGCGCCAGTTGGGGTTGGGCCGATGTCCTGCCCTATTTCAACCGGCTCGAAACCGATGTGAATTTCGGCGACGCGCCCTGGCATGGCGATAGCGGGCCGATCCCGGTCTATCGCGCGCCCGAGGCGCAATGGGGCCGGGTCGACCGGGCTCTGAAGGAAGCGGCGCTCGCCTGCGGCTATGGCTGGTGCGAGGACCACAACGCGCCAGAAGGCACGGGCGCCTCGCCCTACGCGATCAACAGCAGCAACGGCATCCGCGTCTCGACCAATGACGGCTATCTGGAGCCGGCGCGCGGGCGCGCCAATCTGACCATCATCGGCAACGCCCTGGTCTCCAAGCTCAAGGTCGAGGGCAACCGGCCGCATGTCGGCGGCGTCGAGGTCCGCGTCAACGGCCAGAGCTTTTCGCCGCGCGCCACCCGCGAGGTCATCCTTTGTGCGGGGGCGATCCATTCGCCCGCCATCCTGCAGCGCTCCGGCATCGGCCCGGCCGCGCTCTCGGCTTCGCTCGGCATCCCCGTCATCGCCGATTTGCCGGTCGGCGAGAACCTGCTCGACCATCCGATCATGCCGCTGTTCCTGCGCCTCAGGGAGACGGCGATGGTCGACACGCCGATGCACCGCCACACCAATTGCTGCCTGCGCTACGGCTCGGGCCTCGGCGGCGCGGGCGAGAACGACATGATCGTGATCGCCGGCAACCTCGCCTCCTTCGGCGGCGGCGACCTCACGCTCGGCCGGCTCGCCGTCTCCGTCTACCAGGCCTTCAGCCAGGGCCGCGTCCGCATCACCACGACGGATCCGGGCATCGACCCGCAAGTGGATGAGCGCATGCTGTCCGACGAGCGCGACCTGATCCGCATGCGCGACGGCGTGCGCCGGGCCGAGGCGCTGGCCGCGACGGAGGCGGTGAGGACGATCGCCTCGCGCGTCGAATACGGGCTGTCGGGACGCTCGATCGATGAGCCCTTCGATGCGGCCGAGCTCGACGCCTGGCTGTTCGAGGAATGCGGCGACGCGCAGCACGCCAGCGGCACCTGCCGGATGGGCGCGGCGAGCGATTCCCGCAGCGTCGTCGATCCGCATTGCCGCGTGATCGGCTGCACGGGCCTGCGGGTGATCGACGCATCGATCATGCCGGAGGTGGTGCGCGCCAACACGCATCTGAGCACGGTGATGATCGCCGAGAAGATGGCAGCCGAGATCGGCGGCGCTGGAATCTGA
- a CDS encoding phosphotransferase family protein: MTTGPASTTLEFDPARLDAFLRSALPDRVGGAMALERISGGQSNPTFFLSYPDAGTRLVLRKKPPGPLLPSAHAVEREYRILKALAGSAVPVPPVLLLHEQDDVVGTPFYLMERLEGRVFHDTALPGVSTDDRRALYFAMAETLAALHRFDWQAAGLADFGKPGNYYARQLRRWGGQWRETKTQPIPAIDRAIDWLSEHLDESAETTIVHGDFRLGNLMFAPDEPRIVAVLDWELATLGHPLSDVAFSCLPWHSTPAMYAGIVGLDRAALGIPTQAEYLERYCAAARRTSGPGRFHLAFSLFRFAVILDGIAARAKSGNAAAENAVAVGAMAESFALRAEAVIDDKS; encoded by the coding sequence ATGACGACCGGCCCAGCCTCCACCACCCTGGAATTCGACCCCGCCCGGCTCGACGCCTTCCTGCGCTCCGCCCTGCCCGACCGTGTCGGGGGTGCGATGGCGCTGGAGCGGATCAGCGGCGGCCAGTCGAACCCGACCTTCTTCCTGTCCTATCCGGATGCCGGCACGCGGCTGGTGCTGCGCAAGAAGCCGCCTGGCCCGCTGCTGCCCTCGGCCCATGCGGTCGAGCGTGAATACCGCATCCTCAAGGCGCTGGCGGGCTCGGCCGTGCCGGTGCCGCCGGTGCTGTTGCTGCATGAGCAGGATGATGTCGTCGGCACGCCCTTCTATCTGATGGAGCGACTGGAGGGGCGCGTCTTCCACGACACCGCCTTGCCCGGCGTTTCCACCGATGATCGCCGCGCCCTATATTTCGCCATGGCCGAGACGCTGGCCGCCCTGCATCGCTTCGACTGGCAGGCGGCCGGCCTCGCCGATTTCGGCAAGCCTGGGAATTACTATGCCCGCCAGCTCAGGCGCTGGGGCGGGCAATGGCGCGAGACCAAGACACAGCCCATTCCGGCCATCGACCGCGCCATAGACTGGCTGAGCGAGCATCTCGACGAGAGCGCGGAGACGACGATCGTCCATGGCGATTTCCGGCTCGGCAATCTGATGTTCGCGCCCGACGAGCCGCGCATCGTCGCCGTGCTGGACTGGGAGCTCGCGACGCTTGGGCACCCGCTCTCGGACGTCGCCTTCTCCTGCCTGCCCTGGCATTCGACGCCGGCGATGTATGCCGGCATTGTCGGGCTCGACCGCGCGGCGCTCGGCATCCCGACGCAGGCCGAATATCTTGAGCGTTATTGCGCCGCCGCCCGGCGCACCAGCGGGCCCGGGCGCTTCCACCTCGCCTTCTCGCTGTTTCGCTTCGCCGTCATTCTCGACGGTATCGCGGCGCGTGCGAAATCGGGCAATGCGGCGGCGGAGAATGCGGTCGCGGTCGGCGCGATGGCGGAGAGCTTCGCGCTGCGGGCTGAAGCCGTGATCGACGACAAAAGCTGA
- a CDS encoding acyl-CoA dehydrogenase family protein has translation MDFAYSDKVEALRAKLQDFMDAHVQPADAAWKHEVEAGRYPIALIDGLKAKAKAAGLWNLFLPALKADEPGTRLSNLEYAPLAEIMGRIYWSSEVFNCNAPDTGNMEILHMFATAEQRQRWLVPLMNGEIRSCVGITEPGVASSDPTNLQTTIIRDGDDYVITGRKWWTTGALHPNVKFCIVMGLSDTRPEADPHKRHSMVIVPMDAPGLTVMRNLPLLNHFSPEGHTETDFTQVRVPAANILGEEGAGFALAQARLGPGRIHHCMRSIGQCEVALELMIERALQRKAFSRQLADYANVQDWIAEGRMEIDQARLLCLRAAWMMDTHGNKAARVEVSAIKVAATRLQTKIADRAMQVFGAGGLSNDTPLAFIYSWGRALRFIDGPDEVHLRTIARAEIKKRQGANRSTFAEQGVKAPYQKPAAE, from the coding sequence ATGGATTTCGCCTATTCCGACAAGGTCGAGGCCCTGCGGGCAAAGCTTCAGGATTTCATGGACGCCCATGTCCAGCCGGCCGATGCCGCCTGGAAGCATGAGGTCGAGGCCGGGCGCTATCCGATCGCGCTGATCGACGGCTTGAAGGCCAAGGCCAAAGCGGCCGGCCTGTGGAACCTGTTCCTGCCCGCCTTAAAGGCGGACGAGCCCGGCACAAGGCTGAGCAATCTCGAATATGCGCCGCTCGCCGAGATCATGGGGCGGATCTACTGGTCTTCGGAGGTGTTCAACTGCAACGCCCCCGACACCGGGAACATGGAAATCCTGCACATGTTCGCAACGGCCGAGCAGCGACAGCGCTGGCTCGTGCCACTGATGAATGGCGAGATCCGCTCCTGCGTCGGCATCACCGAACCCGGCGTCGCCTCGTCGGACCCGACCAATCTGCAGACCACGATCATCCGCGATGGCGACGACTACGTCATCACCGGCCGGAAATGGTGGACGACCGGGGCGCTGCATCCCAACGTCAAATTCTGCATCGTGATGGGGCTCTCGGATACGCGCCCCGAGGCCGATCCGCATAAGCGCCATTCGATGGTGATCGTGCCGATGGATGCGCCCGGCCTCACCGTGATGCGCAACCTGCCGCTGCTGAACCATTTTTCGCCGGAAGGGCATACCGAGACCGATTTTACCCAAGTCCGCGTGCCTGCCGCCAATATCCTGGGCGAGGAAGGCGCGGGCTTCGCGCTGGCGCAGGCGCGGCTCGGACCCGGCCGCATCCACCATTGCATGCGCTCGATCGGCCAATGCGAGGTCGCGCTCGAACTGATGATCGAGCGCGCGCTGCAGCGGAAGGCCTTCAGCCGCCAGCTCGCCGACTACGCCAATGTCCAGGACTGGATCGCGGAAGGGCGCATGGAGATCGACCAGGCCCGGCTGCTCTGCCTGCGCGCCGCCTGGATGATGGACACTCACGGCAACAAGGCCGCGCGCGTCGAGGTCTCCGCCATCAAGGTCGCCGCGACCCGGCTCCAGACCAAGATCGCCGACCGCGCCATGCAGGTCTTTGGCGCGGGCGGGCTCTCCAACGACACGCCGCTCGCCTTCATCTACTCCTGGGGCCGGGCGCTGCGCTTCATCGACGGCCCCGACGAGGTGCATCTGCGCACCATCGCCCGCGCCGAGATTAAGAAGCGCCAGGGCGCCAACCGCTCGACCTTCGCCGAGCAAGGGGTCAAGGCGCCCTATCAGAAGCCGGCCGCCGAATAG